In one window of Acidobacteriota bacterium DNA:
- the tatC gene encoding twin-arginine translocase subunit TatC yields the protein MSSAEPEVFENEGEEHEEELPRMTLLDHLDELRRRILFSIIAILVAFLGSWYFAPKIFHWLEKPFLEAVPAGEQLAFTDLPSPFMLYIKVALLTAIFIASPVLLFQVWQFLKPGLYRRERRLFVPFIVFTTLFFVAGGYFGYLVAFPMVVKFLLGVGEGFKQVVTINAYFSMMSKILLGLGLVFEMPMLIFFLARMGIVSAGQLLRWFRWAVLLIFVVAAIITPTPDVATQTVFAVPMILLYLLGVVVAAIFGKKRDADD from the coding sequence GTGAGCTCGGCAGAGCCCGAAGTGTTTGAGAACGAGGGAGAGGAGCACGAAGAAGAGCTCCCGCGGATGACATTGCTCGATCATCTCGACGAGCTTCGCCGCCGAATTCTCTTCAGTATCATCGCGATCCTCGTCGCGTTTCTCGGAAGCTGGTATTTCGCGCCGAAGATTTTCCACTGGCTCGAGAAACCTTTTCTGGAAGCGGTTCCGGCTGGGGAGCAACTCGCCTTCACGGATCTCCCCAGTCCGTTCATGCTGTACATCAAAGTGGCCCTGTTGACGGCGATTTTCATCGCCTCACCGGTCTTGTTGTTCCAGGTCTGGCAGTTCCTGAAGCCGGGTCTTTACAGGCGTGAGCGGCGCCTCTTCGTCCCGTTCATCGTCTTCACAACACTCTTTTTTGTCGCCGGCGGGTATTTTGGTTATCTGGTCGCGTTTCCGATGGTGGTGAAATTCCTTCTCGGTGTCGGAGAAGGATTCAAACAGGTCGTCACGATCAACGCCTATTTCTCGATGATGTCGAAGATCCTGCTCGGGCTCGGGCTGGTGTTCGAAATGCCGATGCTGATTTTTTTCCTTGCTCGAATGGGCATCGTCAGCGCCGGCCAGTTGCTTCGATGGTTCAGATGGGCGGTTCTCCTGATCTTTGTCGTGGCGGCAATCATTACCCCGACCCCGGACGTAGCGACCCAGACGGTTTTCGCTGTACCGATGATTCTGTTGTACCTCCTTGGAGTGGTGGTCGCAGCGATCTTCGGCAAAAAGCGGGATGCCGACGATTGA
- a CDS encoding tetratricopeptide repeat protein, which yields MALKRDKVLKDAEKLVQKGKFEQAIREYQKILKKYPEDTTIINRVGDLYGRAGELQKAVELYEEIAGHFTRDGFTTKAIAILKKIQRLDPQRLDIFERLAELYFEQGLVIEAKREYQILADWYVKHDQLDKAVEAHEKLVDLDPSNHVSALRLADLLLKQGQAKSALKVYEKLGKVLLDAGKLDQAERLYRHVLEQDPPEGGFLLPVCKVFLESGRQAVAREFLEFGAERSPENVELQTLLVRTQLAHGESQAALESARKILEADPDNAEVRSLVGGALLSAGETSDARDLLVPAVSELLERGDHVGAQAALENLLKEFPEDQEVLRLGVRAYRPSGESETLFTIEAALAESYFTSGEAEGAKRLYIKLLETDPENKQFRQRLAELDGVDVGEAEDQQTIDYDEEEIVIEIEDDVEIEIEEQYPEPIEKSASEPAPAPESFDFEERLAEALVFAKYGLTEKAISHLEDVVLFFPEELEPRKQLALLYAERGDREEAVAMATPIVEHHRSSKSLEGLSDLMTAIPELADASAETGEAVAQAGFTDEESDLIEVVDVDGEMAAEVVDDEEPPELEEFEVDYDSGVHVFDGATEIERKAEPAELEPEPEPAPELPTPPVVEEVADELVEISDSFAGPSTGDLEQIDFFIDQELFEDAARMLANLEEQHGDDPEVAERRRKLKEVGVLLEQVEAVEEGSEELFADEEEYIDLAKELEAELAAEEAMVEEATGRGKGEAILEEVFREFQKGVEEQLSEEDADTHFNLGIAYREMGLLPEAIREFQVASRDNDYFVESCSNIGVCYQEQGMWSEAAEWYQKALVAPDIPEEARMALRYDLAGAYQSAGDLEQAVSLFEEIAAWEPSYREVADRLADLSQQRQAN from the coding sequence ATGGCCTTGAAGCGGGACAAAGTCCTCAAGGACGCCGAAAAGCTCGTTCAAAAGGGTAAGTTCGAGCAGGCAATTCGCGAGTACCAGAAGATACTCAAGAAGTACCCCGAGGATACGACCATCATCAATCGCGTTGGCGATCTGTACGGTCGCGCTGGCGAACTTCAGAAAGCGGTCGAGCTCTACGAAGAGATAGCGGGCCATTTCACCCGCGACGGATTCACCACCAAGGCGATTGCCATTCTCAAGAAGATCCAGCGTTTGGATCCGCAGCGCCTCGACATTTTCGAACGGCTCGCGGAGCTCTATTTCGAGCAGGGGCTCGTCATCGAGGCGAAGAGGGAATACCAGATCCTGGCCGACTGGTACGTCAAGCACGACCAGTTGGACAAGGCCGTCGAGGCGCACGAGAAGCTGGTTGATCTTGATCCCTCGAACCATGTGTCGGCACTCAGGCTTGCCGATCTCCTGCTTAAACAGGGCCAAGCCAAATCGGCTCTCAAGGTCTACGAGAAGCTCGGGAAGGTGCTCCTGGACGCTGGCAAGCTCGACCAGGCAGAACGGCTGTACCGGCATGTTCTTGAACAGGATCCCCCAGAGGGAGGGTTCCTGCTTCCGGTGTGTAAGGTGTTTCTCGAGTCCGGGAGGCAGGCGGTAGCTCGAGAATTCCTCGAGTTCGGAGCCGAACGATCCCCGGAAAACGTCGAACTCCAGACGCTTCTGGTTCGCACCCAACTCGCTCACGGCGAGTCACAGGCGGCTCTCGAATCCGCTCGCAAGATCCTCGAGGCGGATCCGGACAACGCCGAGGTGCGGAGCCTCGTTGGTGGAGCGCTGCTTTCGGCCGGTGAAACGTCGGACGCTCGCGACCTGCTCGTTCCTGCGGTTTCAGAGTTGCTGGAACGTGGTGATCACGTGGGGGCCCAGGCCGCGCTCGAAAACCTGCTGAAAGAGTTCCCCGAAGATCAGGAAGTGCTGAGGCTCGGGGTGCGCGCGTACAGGCCTTCCGGCGAGAGTGAAACTCTGTTCACGATCGAGGCGGCGTTGGCGGAGAGTTATTTCACGTCCGGTGAGGCGGAGGGCGCCAAACGCCTCTATATCAAGCTCCTCGAGACCGATCCCGAAAACAAGCAGTTCCGTCAGCGTCTGGCGGAGCTCGACGGCGTCGATGTCGGCGAGGCCGAAGATCAGCAGACAATCGATTATGACGAGGAAGAGATCGTCATCGAGATCGAGGATGACGTCGAAATCGAAATCGAGGAGCAATATCCCGAGCCAATCGAGAAATCGGCCTCGGAGCCTGCGCCGGCTCCCGAAAGCTTCGATTTCGAGGAACGCTTGGCCGAGGCGTTGGTGTTTGCCAAATATGGATTGACGGAAAAGGCTATCAGCCATCTCGAAGACGTCGTCCTGTTCTTCCCCGAAGAGCTGGAACCGCGGAAACAACTCGCGCTGCTGTATGCGGAACGCGGCGACCGAGAAGAGGCAGTCGCAATGGCGACGCCGATCGTCGAGCACCACCGGTCGAGCAAATCGTTGGAGGGATTGAGCGATTTGATGACTGCCATACCGGAACTCGCGGATGCGTCCGCCGAAACCGGGGAAGCAGTCGCGCAGGCAGGGTTCACCGATGAGGAAAGTGATCTCATCGAGGTTGTGGACGTCGACGGGGAGATGGCTGCAGAGGTGGTCGACGACGAAGAGCCTCCGGAGCTGGAAGAGTTCGAGGTCGACTATGACTCAGGAGTCCACGTATTTGACGGCGCTACGGAGATCGAACGCAAGGCAGAACCCGCCGAGCTTGAGCCCGAACCTGAACCGGCACCTGAGCTTCCAACTCCGCCGGTCGTGGAAGAGGTCGCCGACGAACTGGTTGAAATCAGCGACTCTTTTGCTGGACCGTCGACGGGCGATCTGGAGCAGATCGATTTCTTCATCGATCAAGAGCTTTTCGAGGATGCAGCGAGAATGCTGGCCAATCTCGAGGAGCAGCACGGCGACGACCCGGAAGTTGCCGAGCGACGGCGCAAATTGAAAGAGGTCGGGGTGCTGCTCGAGCAGGTCGAGGCAGTCGAGGAAGGCTCTGAGGAGCTCTTCGCAGATGAAGAGGAGTACATCGATCTCGCTAAGGAACTCGAGGCGGAGCTGGCGGCCGAGGAGGCGATGGTCGAAGAGGCGACGGGCCGGGGCAAGGGAGAAGCGATTCTCGAAGAGGTGTTTCGCGAGTTCCAAAAGGGAGTCGAAGAACAGCTTTCAGAGGAAGACGCGGACACGCATTTCAATCTTGGTATTGCGTACCGTGAAATGGGACTCCTGCCGGAGGCGATTCGCGAGTTTCAGGTCGCTTCACGCGATAACGACTACTTTGTCGAAAGCTGCTCGAACATAGGTGTCTGTTACCAGGAACAGGGCATGTGGTCGGAAGCTGCCGAGTGGTATCAAAAGGCCCTCGTGGCGCCAGATATCCCCGAGGAGGCGAGGATGGCCCTCCGGTACGATCTCGCGGGCGCCTATCAGTCGGCTGGCGATCTCGAACAAGCGGTCTCCCTTTTCGAGGAGATCGCAGCCTGGGAACCCTCATATCGTGAAGTGGCCGATCGGCTTGCCGATCTCAGCCAGCAGCGACAGGCGAATTAG
- a CDS encoding endonuclease III: MSGVTVDQIRKIARRLEEFRSSCRVTTLAEEEKSRSPFRLLVACVISLRTKDEVTAEASKRLFDLAPTADRLAALDPECIAKAIYPAGFYNTKARQLQQIATTLRDQFGGEVPADENALLGLPGVGRKTANLVLGLGFSIPAICVDTHVHRVSNRLGLVATETPEQTEKALNEVLPIELWIPINDLMVTFGQNCCHPTSPRCSECPLDDLCPRIGVTRHR, translated from the coding sequence ATGTCCGGCGTAACCGTCGACCAGATCCGCAAGATTGCCCGAAGGCTCGAGGAGTTTCGCAGCTCATGTCGCGTGACGACGCTTGCCGAGGAGGAGAAATCACGGTCGCCTTTCAGACTCCTGGTCGCATGCGTCATTTCGCTGCGAACCAAGGACGAGGTGACAGCCGAGGCCAGCAAGCGGCTATTCGACCTCGCGCCCACGGCCGATCGGCTTGCAGCCCTCGACCCGGAATGCATCGCGAAGGCAATCTATCCCGCCGGCTTCTACAACACCAAAGCCAGGCAACTTCAGCAAATCGCCACCACTCTCCGCGACCAGTTTGGCGGTGAGGTACCTGCTGACGAGAACGCGCTCCTCGGCCTTCCTGGCGTCGGTCGAAAAACCGCCAATCTGGTGCTCGGGCTTGGCTTCAGCATTCCGGCAATCTGCGTTGATACCCACGTCCACCGCGTTTCCAACCGGTTGGGATTGGTCGCCACCGAGACGCCCGAGCAGACGGAGAAGGCCCTCAACGAAGTACTCCCGATCGAACTCTGGATCCCGATTAACGATCTCATGGTGACATTCGGGCAGAACTGCTGCCACCCGACCTCACCACGGTGCAGCGAATGTCCGCTCGACGACCTCTGTCCTCGGATCGGCGTCACACGTCACCGATGA
- the metK gene encoding methionine adenosyltransferase codes for MAPNGTHVFTSESVTEGHPDKIADQISDSILDAVLAEDRSGRVACETLVTTGLAFLAGEITTSCYVDFPAIVRDTIKEIGYTRAKFGFDYETCAVISSIDPQSPDIAQGVNPGGAGDQGLMFGYATDETPELMPMPLMMAHQLTKCLSTARRRGELDWLRPDGKSQVSIEYEGDRPRRVEAVVVSCQHSEEIDTETLRTEVREQIIEATVPGELLDANTKIHINPTGRFVIGGPQGDCGLTGRKIIVDTYGGVGSHGGGAFSGKDPSKVDRSASYMARHVAKNIVASGLARRAEVQLAYAIGVVEPVSVLVDTFGTGEVPDERVTAAVRDVFPLSPLGIIEYLDLLRPIYKKTAAFGHFGREEPEFTWERTDRTGDLRTACGS; via the coding sequence ATGGCACCCAACGGAACACATGTCTTTACCTCGGAATCAGTCACCGAGGGTCATCCTGACAAAATCGCCGACCAGATTTCAGACTCGATTCTTGACGCAGTGCTCGCCGAAGACCGGAGCGGTCGAGTGGCGTGCGAGACGTTAGTGACAACGGGCCTCGCGTTTTTGGCCGGTGAGATCACGACTTCGTGCTACGTTGACTTCCCGGCGATCGTGCGCGACACGATCAAGGAGATCGGATACACGCGGGCAAAGTTCGGCTTTGATTACGAAACCTGTGCGGTGATCTCCTCGATAGATCCGCAGTCACCGGATATCGCGCAAGGCGTGAATCCGGGCGGAGCCGGCGATCAGGGTCTGATGTTCGGATATGCGACCGACGAGACTCCCGAGCTGATGCCGATGCCGCTGATGATGGCGCATCAGCTCACGAAATGTCTCAGCACCGCGCGCCGACGTGGCGAGCTGGATTGGCTGCGACCGGATGGGAAATCACAGGTCTCGATAGAGTATGAGGGCGACCGACCGAGGCGTGTCGAGGCAGTTGTCGTGTCCTGTCAACATTCGGAAGAGATCGATACCGAGACGCTGCGAACCGAGGTCAGGGAGCAGATCATCGAAGCAACCGTCCCGGGCGAGCTCCTCGATGCGAACACGAAGATTCACATCAACCCGACCGGGCGTTTTGTCATCGGTGGGCCCCAGGGCGACTGCGGGCTGACCGGTCGGAAAATCATCGTCGATACATATGGCGGTGTGGGTTCGCACGGCGGAGGCGCGTTCTCGGGAAAGGATCCGTCAAAGGTGGATCGATCCGCCTCGTACATGGCTCGTCACGTGGCAAAAAACATTGTAGCGTCGGGGCTCGCTCGCCGCGCCGAGGTGCAACTCGCCTATGCCATCGGAGTGGTCGAGCCGGTTTCAGTGCTGGTCGACACCTTTGGCACCGGCGAGGTTCCCGATGAACGGGTCACCGCCGCCGTGCGCGACGTTTTCCCCTTGTCACCGCTGGGAATCATCGAGTATCTCGATCTCCTCCGTCCAATCTACAAAAAGACAGCGGCCTTCGGTCATTTCGGCCGAGAAGAACCCGAGTTCACCTGGGAGCGGACGGATAGGACCGGCGATCTCCGAACCGCGTGCGGCAGCTGA
- a CDS encoding ribonuclease HII — translation MSCLGSKDRELLRRAGSIIGIDEVGRGALAGPVVVCAAAFVHVPEDDEVRDSKVMTKRQRERAAQRLRDCGARWVVCEVWPEVIDRINILEATRLAMAAAARTLIDEKSVVVTDHVHPGDLDCKVLAKKKADRDYFCVAASSILAKVHRDHLMVNLGRKDPRWHWEENKGYGTAAHRRALQVHGPGSLHRRSFSWSPVLP, via the coding sequence ATGAGTTGCCTGGGTTCAAAAGACCGCGAGCTGCTCCGACGTGCGGGGTCGATCATAGGCATCGACGAAGTCGGGAGGGGGGCCCTCGCAGGTCCGGTGGTTGTGTGTGCGGCCGCTTTCGTTCACGTTCCCGAGGATGATGAGGTTCGTGATTCGAAGGTGATGACGAAGCGCCAGCGCGAGCGGGCCGCCCAACGATTGCGAGACTGCGGTGCGCGTTGGGTTGTTTGCGAGGTGTGGCCCGAAGTCATCGATCGAATCAACATCCTCGAAGCAACACGGCTGGCAATGGCGGCAGCCGCTCGTACGCTCATTGACGAGAAATCGGTGGTGGTCACTGATCACGTTCATCCCGGCGATCTCGACTGCAAGGTTCTGGCGAAGAAAAAGGCGGATCGCGATTACTTCTGTGTCGCGGCCTCCTCGATCCTGGCCAAGGTCCATCGTGACCATTTGATGGTCAATTTGGGCCGGAAAGACCCCCGTTGGCATTGGGAGGAAAACAAGGGATATGGGACCGCGGCCCACCGCCGCGCGTTGCAGGTGCACGGGCCTGGCTCACTGCATCGGCGGAGCTTCAGTTGGTCTCCTGTGTTACCATAA
- the rplS gene encoding 50S ribosomal protein L19 has protein sequence MDLIREVTQEYLKSDIPDFRPGDNVKVHVRLKEGEKERIQVFEGLVISRKHGGVSETFTVRKISSGIGVERTFPLHTPSIAKIEVSRRGRVRRAKLYYIRNLRGKAARIRERDRNR, from the coding sequence ATGGACCTCATCCGCGAAGTAACGCAGGAGTACCTGAAGAGTGACATTCCAGATTTCCGTCCTGGCGACAACGTCAAGGTCCACGTGCGCCTCAAAGAGGGTGAGAAGGAACGCATTCAGGTTTTCGAAGGCCTCGTGATCTCGCGCAAGCATGGTGGTGTCTCCGAGACGTTCACGGTGCGCAAGATCTCATCCGGAATCGGCGTCGAACGGACATTTCCCCTTCACACACCCTCGATCGCGAAGATCGAGGTGTCTCGGCGCGGGCGCGTCCGCCGTGCGAAGCTTTACTACATTCGGAATTTGCGCGGCAAGGCTGCCCGCATCAGGGAGCGCGATCGCAACCGCTGA
- the tatA gene encoding twin-arginine translocase TatA/TatE family subunit, with amino-acid sequence MFGTLGMPELILIFVVALLLFGPRKMPQIGRSIGRAMGEFRRASNEFKRTIEDEVAADELRDVEKDLRGIRDVGRELKNIKDTVEKPIESTVKKMLETPPDSGRTDAEETGKQ; translated from the coding sequence GTGTTCGGAACCCTCGGTATGCCCGAGCTGATCCTGATTTTTGTCGTCGCCCTGCTGCTCTTCGGGCCGCGGAAGATGCCGCAGATAGGTCGTTCGATCGGCCGGGCGATGGGCGAATTCCGACGTGCCTCGAATGAGTTCAAGCGAACCATCGAGGATGAGGTCGCGGCGGACGAACTCCGAGATGTGGAAAAGGACCTCAGAGGCATCCGAGACGTCGGTAGGGAGCTCAAGAACATCAAGGATACGGTCGAGAAGCCGATCGAAAGCACCGTCAAGAAGATGCTCGAGACCCCACCGGATTCCGGCAGAACGGACGCAGAGGAGACCGGAAAACAGTGA
- a CDS encoding S41 family peptidase: MPQRESRIRPMIIALVILLTGATAGALFGERSVPEEETELMIRASRVVNLLLEWLPEDPDPADIVYDGISGMLEVLDPHSNYLDPRTFDKMRSRQEGSFFGVGIIISRRNGKVTVIAPMAGTPAAAVGLRAGDVISAVGDRKTEDMSLDDVVELVRGPEGTSVELTITRPGLGDDFTVEITRTRIPQNTVRYAFLARPEIGYIRLSEFTSSSEREVREAIARLDAEGMRYLILDLRNNPGGSLDAAIGVSDAFLSKDDLIVTTRGRTPSSRSTLTAPGRGEIFKGPVLVLVNEGSASASEIVAGAVQDHDRGLVLGETTWGKGLVQTVFTVRDSGLALTTARYYTPSGRSIQRDYASYIDYITHRNGNNGNDIHETDAGRTVLGGGGITPDVILEARTLSENLARLYGNSAFFRYAIELLKDVPEEDQPEMGRAFVADDETVDHFLEWVAEEEILPAENIDQIRNSPQDRTDIGLAITVELKNSTLGLEEGYKVALNADEQFIAALDHLDEAMDFWVSWQQSNLD, encoded by the coding sequence ATGCCACAGAGAGAAAGCCGAATCCGTCCGATGATCATAGCCCTGGTCATCCTGCTCACAGGTGCGACGGCCGGGGCCCTATTCGGTGAGCGTTCAGTGCCCGAAGAGGAAACCGAGCTGATGATCCGCGCCTCGCGGGTCGTCAACCTCCTTCTGGAGTGGCTGCCGGAGGATCCCGACCCGGCCGATATCGTGTACGACGGCATCAGCGGCATGCTCGAAGTGCTCGACCCGCACTCGAACTACCTCGATCCGAGAACATTCGACAAAATGCGCTCGCGCCAGGAGGGTTCCTTCTTCGGCGTCGGTATCATCATCTCTCGCCGAAACGGAAAGGTCACCGTCATCGCACCCATGGCGGGCACACCGGCCGCGGCCGTTGGCCTCCGAGCCGGCGATGTCATTTCGGCGGTCGGAGACAGAAAAACCGAGGACATGAGCCTGGATGACGTGGTCGAGCTGGTTCGCGGGCCCGAAGGCACATCCGTGGAGTTGACCATCACGCGCCCGGGCCTCGGTGATGATTTCACGGTCGAAATCACCCGCACTCGGATTCCACAGAACACCGTCCGGTATGCCTTCCTTGCCCGCCCTGAGATCGGATACATCAGATTGTCCGAGTTCACATCCTCGAGCGAGAGGGAGGTGCGTGAAGCCATCGCCCGTCTCGACGCCGAGGGGATGCGATACCTGATCCTGGATCTTCGCAACAACCCGGGCGGTTCCCTCGATGCCGCAATCGGAGTTTCGGATGCTTTCCTGTCCAAGGACGATCTCATCGTCACAACGCGAGGTCGAACACCATCCAGCCGTTCGACACTTACCGCACCCGGCCGAGGAGAGATATTCAAAGGCCCGGTTCTCGTTCTCGTGAACGAGGGCTCGGCTTCTGCATCCGAGATCGTCGCAGGAGCGGTCCAGGACCATGACCGGGGACTGGTCCTGGGCGAGACGACCTGGGGAAAGGGCCTCGTTCAAACCGTCTTCACCGTGCGCGACAGCGGGCTCGCGCTGACCACCGCCCGTTACTACACCCCGTCGGGTCGCTCCATCCAGCGAGACTACGCCTCCTACATCGACTACATCACTCATCGCAACGGAAACAACGGCAACGACATCCACGAAACGGATGCCGGCCGGACGGTCCTCGGTGGTGGTGGCATAACGCCAGATGTCATCCTGGAGGCGAGAACACTTTCAGAGAACCTGGCTCGCCTGTACGGGAACTCGGCGTTCTTCCGATACGCGATCGAGCTGCTCAAGGATGTGCCGGAAGAGGATCAGCCGGAAATGGGCCGGGCATTCGTGGCGGATGACGAGACTGTCGACCACTTCCTCGAATGGGTCGCTGAGGAGGAGATCCTGCCCGCCGAAAACATCGATCAGATCCGAAATTCCCCACAGGACCGGACCGACATCGGCCTTGCGATCACCGTCGAACTCAAGAACTCGACCCTCGGCCTGGAGGAAGGCTACAAGGTCGCATTGAACGCCGACGAACAGTTCATCGCAGCCCTCGATCACCTCGATGAGGCGATGGACTTCTGGGTCAGTTGGCAGCAATCAAAC